The following proteins are co-located in the Streptococcus downei MFe28 genome:
- the arcC gene encoding carbamate kinase, with protein MKRKKAVIALGGNAILRDDASALGQQKAIASSAEYLADLIEEGYELVITHGNGPQVGNLLLQQMAANSKNNPAMPLDTCGAMTEGAIGYWLQNALDNVLDRREINKKVAALVTQVEVSAKDPAFTNPSKPIGPFLSETEAQEEALRSGATFKEEAGRGWRKVVPSPLPISIRESSIIEELLEEGVVTIAAGGGGVPVVRNNEGDLQGIEAVIDKDFASQTLADLIDADLLIILTGVDYVYINYNKPNQTQLKDVTTNELMTYIDQGQFAAGSMLPKVSSAILFAENNPKRKAVITSLNHLSSAIHQGEGTWVSKEKKN; from the coding sequence ATGAAAAGAAAAAAAGCTGTCATTGCTCTGGGCGGTAATGCCATCCTAAGGGATGATGCCTCGGCACTTGGACAACAAAAGGCAATAGCTAGCTCTGCGGAATACCTTGCCGACCTCATTGAGGAGGGCTATGAGCTGGTCATAACCCATGGTAACGGCCCTCAGGTGGGCAACTTACTCTTGCAACAGATGGCGGCAAACTCTAAAAATAACCCTGCCATGCCTTTGGATACCTGTGGGGCCATGACCGAAGGGGCAATTGGCTATTGGTTGCAAAATGCCTTGGACAACGTATTAGATCGCAGAGAAATCAACAAGAAGGTAGCCGCTTTAGTCACACAGGTTGAGGTCTCTGCCAAAGATCCTGCCTTTACCAATCCTAGTAAGCCTATCGGCCCCTTTCTATCAGAAACCGAGGCCCAGGAAGAAGCCCTACGAAGTGGAGCCACTTTTAAAGAGGAGGCTGGACGAGGATGGCGCAAGGTGGTTCCGTCTCCTCTACCCATCTCTATTCGGGAGAGTTCGATTATTGAAGAACTCTTAGAGGAGGGAGTCGTTACTATTGCAGCTGGTGGTGGTGGCGTCCCTGTTGTCCGCAATAATGAAGGAGATTTACAAGGAATTGAGGCTGTCATTGATAAGGATTTTGCCAGCCAGACCTTGGCTGACCTCATTGATGCCGATTTACTGATTATTTTAACGGGGGTTGATTACGTTTATATCAATTATAATAAGCCTAATCAGACCCAACTAAAAGACGTAACAACTAATGAATTGATGACTTACATTGATCAGGGACAATTCGCCGCTGGCAGTATGTTGCCTAAAGTTTCTTCTGCCATCCTTTTCGCAGAAAACAATCCCAAACGTAAGGCCGTTATTACTTCCTTAAATCATTTGAGCTCTGCCATCCACCAAGGAGAAGGGACCTGGGTTAGCAAAGAGAAGAAAAATTAA
- the treP gene encoding PTS system trehalose-specific EIIBC component, with the protein MGKFEKDAQEMLEAVGGKENIAAVTHCATRMRFVLNDDSKADVERLEAIPAVKGTFTNAGQFQAIIGNDVPVFYNDFTAVSGIEGVSKEAAKSAAQKNQNWLQRSLSMLAEIFTPILPAIIVGGLILGFRNILEGVQWSALNGKTIVDVSVFWHGVDDFLWLPGEAIFQYLPVGITWSVSRKMGTSQILGIVLGICLISPNQLLNAYNFASTSAAEIAAKWTWNFGFFTVEKVGYQAQVLPALLAGLSLSYLERFWRKHIPEVVSMIFVPFLSLIPALILAHTVLGPVGWTIGRGISYVVLAGLTGPVKWLFGAIFGALYAPLVITGLHHMTNAIDTQLVADAGGTGLWPMIALSNIAQGSGVLAYYWMNRHDEKEAQIALPAAISAYLGVTEPALFGVNLKYIYPFIAGMIGSSIAGLLCTSFNVTANAIGIGGLPGILSIQAKYMIIFALLMVVAIVLPFALTVVFRRMDLFTKTEDATVKAPQVEALAQVKEATSAPAGTLISIKSPLAGQVQDLSQSPDPVFAQGVMGQGLVIEPSQGELFAPVEGTVSVLFPTKHAIGLVTEQGLEMLIHIGMDTVNLEGQGFTAHVQQGDHVKQGQKLISFDMDAIKKAGYSVTTPVIVTNQNDFQTDIKGNLPREVKLGDEILVASKL; encoded by the coding sequence ATGGGAAAATTTGAAAAAGATGCCCAAGAAATGCTGGAGGCCGTTGGTGGTAAAGAAAATATCGCTGCGGTCACCCACTGTGCCACTCGGATGCGTTTCGTCTTAAACGATGACAGCAAGGCCGATGTCGAGCGTCTGGAGGCTATTCCAGCCGTTAAGGGAACCTTTACCAATGCTGGACAATTCCAAGCCATCATCGGTAATGATGTCCCGGTCTTCTACAATGATTTCACCGCCGTTTCGGGAATTGAAGGCGTTTCAAAAGAGGCTGCCAAATCTGCAGCCCAAAAGAACCAGAACTGGTTGCAACGCTCCCTATCCATGCTGGCGGAAATCTTTACACCCATTCTACCAGCCATCATCGTCGGTGGCCTGATTTTAGGCTTCCGCAATATCTTGGAAGGGGTCCAATGGTCAGCCCTCAATGGTAAGACCATTGTTGATGTGTCGGTCTTTTGGCATGGGGTTGATGACTTCCTCTGGTTGCCAGGTGAAGCTATCTTCCAATACCTACCCGTTGGTATTACCTGGTCAGTCAGCCGCAAGATGGGGACCAGCCAGATTTTGGGAATTGTCTTGGGAATCTGTTTGATTTCCCCCAATCAATTGCTCAATGCCTATAACTTTGCCTCCACGTCAGCGGCTGAAATTGCAGCTAAGTGGACCTGGAACTTTGGCTTCTTCACGGTTGAAAAGGTCGGCTATCAAGCTCAAGTCTTGCCAGCCCTCCTAGCTGGTCTCTCCCTGTCTTATCTGGAGCGCTTCTGGCGAAAACATATTCCGGAAGTCGTTTCCATGATTTTCGTTCCCTTCTTGTCTCTGATTCCGGCCTTGATTTTGGCCCACACAGTCTTAGGACCAGTTGGTTGGACCATTGGTAGGGGCATTTCCTATGTCGTTCTGGCTGGATTGACAGGCCCAGTCAAATGGCTCTTCGGTGCCATCTTTGGTGCACTCTATGCACCTTTGGTAATTACAGGTCTCCATCATATGACCAATGCCATTGATACCCAGCTGGTAGCCGATGCTGGTGGGACTGGTCTTTGGCCTATGATTGCCCTCTCTAATATTGCCCAAGGTTCGGGCGTTTTGGCCTACTACTGGATGAACCGCCACGATGAAAAAGAAGCGCAAATTGCCTTGCCTGCAGCCATTTCGGCCTATCTCGGAGTTACTGAGCCAGCCCTCTTCGGGGTCAACCTCAAATACATCTACCCATTTATCGCAGGAATGATTGGTTCTTCTATCGCAGGCCTGCTTTGTACCAGCTTCAATGTGACAGCCAATGCCATTGGTATCGGGGGTCTACCAGGTATCCTCTCTATCCAGGCTAAGTACATGATTATCTTTGCCCTCTTGATGGTAGTAGCCATTGTGCTACCTTTTGCCCTTACAGTAGTCTTTCGTCGCATGGATCTCTTTACCAAGACCGAAGATGCAACTGTTAAGGCTCCTCAAGTAGAGGCTCTTGCCCAAGTCAAGGAAGCTACAAGTGCACCAGCTGGTACCCTGATTTCTATCAAGAGTCCCCTAGCTGGTCAAGTTCAGGACCTGTCCCAATCACCAGACCCCGTCTTTGCTCAAGGGGTCATGGGACAAGGCCTTGTCATCGAGCCTAGTCAAGGTGAACTCTTTGCCCCAGTTGAGGGAACCGTTTCCGTACTCTTCCCGACCAAGCATGCCATCGGCCTAGTAACCGAACAGGGGCTAGAAATGTTGATTCATATTGGGATGGACACGGTTAATCTGGAAGGTCAAGGCTTCACGGCCCACGTCCAACAAGGTGACCATGTCAAGCAGGGTCAAAAGCTAATTAGCTTTGATATGGATGCCATCAAGAAGGCTGGCTACTCTGTCACGACGCCAGTCATCGTCACCAATCAGAATGATTTCCAAACGGATATCAAGGGCAATCTGCCCCGTGAGGTCAAGCTAGGTGATGAAATTCTGGTCGCTAGTAAGCTCTAA
- a CDS encoding M13 family metallopeptidase gives MVRLQDDFFEAVNGEWEKTAVIPDDKPRTGGFSDLSDEIEELMLATTDDWLAGKNLPEDQVLANFVKFHRLVADYDQRDELGVTPVQALIKEYQAYSSFAQFAKEAGKLEMLGKPNLLPFGVSPDFMDARTNVLWAQAPSTILPDTTYYAPDNEKGKELLALWRKCQEDLLPKFGFSEQEISDLLDKILDLDAQLAKYVLSNEESSEYAKLYHPYAWSDFTKLVPELPLDDIFKDILGQVPDKVIVPEERFWTDFAKDYYSQANWPALKAVLVRSAAFSYNSYLTDEIRVMSGAFGRALSGTPQAMDKKKAAYYLAQGPYNQAIGLWYAGQKFSPEAKKDVEAKVATMIEVYKERLAKNDWLQKATIDKAITKLNAITPHIGYPEKLPETYQKKVIDENLSLVENAQKLAQISIAHAWSKWNQPVDRSEWHMPAHMVNAYYDPQQNQIVFPAAILQAPFYALEQSSSANYGGIGAVIAHEISHAFDTNGASFDENGSLKNWWTEADYAAFRERTDKVVQQFDGLDFAGGKINGKLTVSENVADLGGLACALEAAKKDADFSAEDYFINFATIWRMKAREEYLQLLISIDVHAPGKLRTNVQVANFDEFFDTFAVTEGDGMWRVPEDRVIIW, from the coding sequence ATGGTACGTTTGCAAGATGATTTTTTTGAAGCTGTTAATGGGGAATGGGAGAAAACTGCGGTGATTCCTGATGACAAGCCCCGCACGGGTGGTTTTTCTGACCTATCCGATGAAATTGAGGAACTGATGTTGGCCACCACTGATGACTGGTTGGCGGGGAAGAATCTCCCCGAGGACCAAGTCTTAGCCAACTTTGTCAAGTTCCACAGACTGGTAGCTGACTATGATCAGCGTGACGAGCTGGGCGTGACTCCTGTCCAAGCCCTGATTAAGGAATATCAGGCTTATAGCTCTTTTGCGCAATTCGCTAAAGAAGCTGGCAAGCTAGAAATGCTAGGCAAGCCTAACCTCTTACCTTTTGGTGTTTCCCCTGACTTTATGGACGCTAGGACCAATGTCCTCTGGGCTCAGGCACCTAGCACCATCCTGCCAGATACAACCTACTATGCCCCAGATAATGAAAAGGGCAAGGAGCTTCTAGCCCTTTGGCGTAAGTGTCAAGAAGACCTCCTACCTAAATTTGGCTTTTCAGAGCAAGAAATCAGCGACCTGCTGGACAAAATATTAGACTTGGATGCCCAATTGGCCAAGTATGTCCTCTCTAATGAGGAGTCTTCTGAGTATGCCAAGCTCTACCATCCATACGCTTGGAGTGATTTCACCAAGTTGGTTCCAGAATTACCTTTGGACGACATTTTCAAAGATATTCTGGGTCAGGTTCCTGATAAGGTTATTGTCCCTGAGGAGCGTTTCTGGACCGACTTTGCCAAGGATTACTACAGTCAGGCTAACTGGCCAGCTCTTAAGGCTGTCCTAGTACGTTCGGCAGCCTTCTCCTATAATTCCTATTTAACGGATGAAATTCGGGTCATGTCAGGAGCCTTTGGTCGTGCCCTCTCAGGTACTCCACAGGCTATGGATAAAAAGAAGGCCGCTTATTACCTGGCTCAAGGCCCTTACAATCAAGCCATAGGCCTTTGGTATGCGGGCCAAAAATTCTCTCCAGAAGCCAAGAAGGATGTTGAGGCCAAGGTAGCCACCATGATTGAGGTCTACAAGGAGCGTCTGGCCAAGAATGATTGGCTACAAAAGGCGACGATTGACAAGGCCATCACCAAACTAAATGCCATTACCCCTCATATTGGTTATCCTGAGAAATTACCAGAGACCTACCAGAAGAAGGTTATCGATGAGAATCTGTCCCTTGTCGAAAATGCCCAAAAGCTAGCGCAAATCTCTATTGCCCATGCCTGGAGCAAGTGGAACCAACCGGTTGACCGCAGCGAGTGGCATATGCCTGCCCATATGGTCAATGCCTACTATGATCCCCAGCAGAACCAGATTGTCTTTCCAGCAGCCATTCTCCAGGCGCCATTCTATGCCTTGGAGCAAAGTTCCTCGGCCAACTATGGTGGTATCGGAGCTGTTATTGCCCATGAAATTTCCCATGCTTTTGACACCAATGGGGCTTCCTTTGATGAAAATGGTAGCCTGAAAAATTGGTGGACCGAAGCTGACTATGCCGCCTTCCGAGAGCGCACCGACAAGGTGGTTCAACAATTTGATGGCCTAGATTTTGCAGGCGGTAAAATTAACGGTAAGCTGACCGTCTCGGAAAATGTTGCAGACCTAGGTGGCCTGGCCTGTGCCTTAGAGGCAGCTAAGAAGGATGCTGACTTCTCAGCTGAGGACTACTTTATCAACTTTGCCACCATTTGGCGGATGAAGGCCCGTGAGGAATACCTGCAACTCCTGATTTCCATTGACGTGCATGCCCCTGGCAAGCTCCGCACCAATGTCCAAGTTGCTAACTTTGATGAATTCTTTGACACCTTTGCGGTCACAGAAGGCGATGGTATGTGGCGAGTACCAGAAGATCGCGTGATTATTTGGTAA
- the treR gene encoding trehalose operon repressor, with amino-acid sequence MKKYQAIYKDLENKINQGDYPAESPLPSEQELTKQYGVSRDTIRRALGLLEKAKLIHKSQGRVSLVRRQEHFNFPVSNLTSYQELVSQLGMNSKTRVLSLHRLLVDAPLAQLTGFQKGQQVWRIQRQRIVDGSACVLDTDYLLCDFVRTISRDIAQQSIYDYLEGELGLAIAYAQKEITIEAIRETDKVWLDIGNERHVVSVKSKVYLANRAQFQFTESRHVLERFHFVDYARRKKG; translated from the coding sequence ATGAAGAAGTACCAAGCCATCTATAAAGACTTAGAGAATAAGATTAATCAGGGGGACTATCCTGCTGAGAGTCCCCTGCCCAGTGAACAGGAACTCACCAAGCAGTACGGGGTTAGTCGCGATACCATCCGCAGGGCTCTTGGCCTCCTGGAAAAGGCCAAGCTTATTCATAAAAGCCAGGGGAGGGTTAGCCTAGTTCGCAGGCAAGAGCACTTCAACTTCCCCGTATCCAACCTAACCAGCTACCAGGAATTGGTGAGTCAACTGGGAATGAATTCTAAGACTAGGGTCCTCTCCCTCCACCGCCTGCTAGTGGATGCCCCCCTAGCCCAGCTGACTGGATTCCAGAAGGGCCAACAAGTCTGGCGAATCCAACGTCAACGCATTGTTGATGGGAGCGCTTGTGTCCTAGATACTGACTATCTCCTGTGCGACTTTGTTAGGACCATCAGTCGAGACATTGCCCAGCAGTCCATTTACGACTACCTGGAAGGCGAGTTAGGATTGGCTATTGCCTACGCGCAAAAGGAAATTACCATTGAAGCTATCAGGGAGACTGATAAGGTTTGGCTGGATATTGGCAATGAGCGCCACGTCGTCTCGGTCAAGTCGAAGGTCTACCTGGCCAACCGGGCCCAGTTCCAATTTACCGAAAGTCGCCATGTACTGGAGAGGTTCCACTTTGTGGATTATGCTAGACGAAAGAAGGGCTAG
- the treC gene encoding alpha,alpha-phosphotrehalase, translated as MTFDKKAVVYQIYPKSYKDTTGNGIGDLRGIIEKLPYLAELGIDMIWLNPFYPSPQRDNGYDISDYKAVNPLFGSMADFEELVEKAKSYGIGLMLDMVLNHCSTEHPWFQKALAGDSYYQDFFILREQPTDWISKFGGSAWAPFGTTGKYYLHLFDKTQADLDWRNPHVREELFQVVNFWRDKGVKGFRFDVINLIGKDQVLEDCPVNDGKPAYTDKPIVHDYLQMLNQASFGQDPDAMTVGEMSSTTIENCLLYSGQDRHELSMTFNFHHLKVDYEDGQKWTLADFDFDQLKKLFHTWGEKMSQGGGWNALFWNNHDQPRALNRFVDVKNFRNEGATMLAASIHLSRGTPYIYMGEEIGMLDPDYQSMSDYVDVESLNAYQEILSQGKTDQEAFAIIKAKSRDNARTPMQWDASPNAGFSSAQPWLKVGKTYQSINVQKEKIGKIFPFYQKLIALRKELALISEGDYKSAYQDHTQVYAFERQLGQQKLLVLNNFFAQPTSLDLPDDYLQGRILISNYPEVKLTKTLTLEPYQTLAILVD; from the coding sequence ATGACCTTTGATAAAAAAGCTGTCGTCTATCAGATTTACCCCAAGTCCTACAAGGACACCACGGGAAATGGTATCGGCGATTTGAGGGGAATTATTGAAAAGCTTCCCTATCTAGCAGAATTGGGAATTGACATGATTTGGCTCAATCCCTTCTATCCCAGCCCCCAGCGCGATAATGGCTATGATATTTCCGACTACAAGGCGGTCAATCCTCTCTTTGGAAGCATGGCTGATTTTGAGGAATTAGTGGAAAAGGCTAAGTCCTATGGCATCGGCCTCATGTTGGACATGGTGCTCAACCACTGCTCGACCGAGCATCCTTGGTTTCAAAAGGCCCTAGCTGGAGACTCATACTACCAAGACTTCTTTATTCTGAGGGAGCAGCCGACCGACTGGATTTCTAAGTTTGGTGGCTCCGCTTGGGCTCCTTTTGGTACTACTGGAAAATACTACCTCCACCTCTTTGATAAGACCCAGGCCGACCTCGACTGGCGCAACCCCCATGTTCGGGAGGAACTCTTTCAGGTGGTCAATTTCTGGCGTGACAAAGGGGTCAAGGGCTTTCGCTTTGATGTCATCAACCTGATTGGCAAGGACCAAGTCCTAGAAGATTGCCCTGTCAATGATGGCAAGCCAGCCTATACCGACAAGCCCATCGTCCATGACTACCTGCAAATGCTCAATCAGGCTAGTTTCGGTCAGGACCCAGATGCCATGACAGTTGGAGAAATGAGCTCCACCACTATTGAAAATTGCCTGCTCTACTCGGGCCAAGATCGCCATGAATTGTCCATGACCTTCAATTTCCATCACCTCAAGGTGGACTATGAGGATGGGCAAAAATGGACCCTAGCCGACTTTGACTTTGACCAGCTCAAAAAGCTTTTCCACACCTGGGGAGAGAAGATGAGCCAAGGGGGCGGTTGGAATGCCCTTTTCTGGAACAACCATGATCAACCGCGGGCTCTCAATCGCTTTGTTGATGTCAAGAACTTCCGCAATGAAGGGGCCACTATGCTGGCAGCCTCTATCCATCTCTCACGGGGCACCCCCTATATCTATATGGGAGAGGAAATCGGCATGCTGGATCCCGACTACCAGTCCATGTCTGACTACGTCGATGTTGAAAGTCTCAATGCCTACCAGGAAATCCTAAGCCAGGGCAAAACTGACCAAGAGGCCTTTGCTATTATCAAGGCCAAATCGCGTGACAATGCTCGCACGCCTATGCAGTGGGATGCCAGTCCTAATGCTGGCTTTTCCTCAGCCCAACCCTGGCTCAAGGTCGGCAAAACCTACCAGTCTATCAATGTTCAAAAGGAAAAGATAGGGAAAATTTTCCCCTTCTATCAAAAATTAATCGCCCTGCGTAAGGAACTAGCCCTTATTTCAGAAGGGGACTACAAGTCAGCCTATCAGGACCATACCCAAGTCTATGCCTTTGAACGCCAGCTAGGCCAACAGAAGCTTCTGGTCCTCAATAATTTCTTTGCCCAGCCTACTAGCCTGGACCTGCCAGACGATTATCTCCAGGGTCGCATCCTCATCAGCAACTATCCAGAAGTCAAACTGACCAAGACTCTGACCCTAGAACCCTATCAAACCTTGGCTATTTTGGTGGATTAG
- a CDS encoding helix-turn-helix transcriptional regulator, giving the protein MSVAKSKIKVITNLKEIREKGGLTQQELAEAVGVRRETILHLENNRYNPSLELALKIAQVFDKSVEEIFRLNEGESS; this is encoded by the coding sequence GTGAGTGTGGCTAAAAGTAAGATCAAAGTTATTACTAACTTAAAAGAAATTCGTGAAAAAGGGGGACTAACCCAGCAGGAACTAGCAGAGGCCGTTGGCGTTCGTCGAGAAACCATTCTCCACCTGGAAAATAATCGCTATAATCCATCGCTAGAGTTGGCTCTCAAGATTGCCCAGGTCTTTGACAAGTCCGTTGAAGAAATTTTCCGTCTTAATGAGGGGGAATCGTCATGA
- the aguA gene encoding agmatine deiminase: MAKRIENSTPKQDGFRMPAEFEPQKQIWMVWPERPDNWRWGAKPAQKSFVNVATAISQFEPVTMCVNPSQYQNARAQLPSQIRVVEMASDDSWVRDSGPTFVVNDQGQIRANDWTFNAWGGLVDGLYFPWDKDDQVAQKICEIEGVDSYRTNGFVLEGGSITVDGQGTLITTEMCLLSPGRNPDMTKEEIEDKLKEHLNLEKIIWVKDGIDPYETNGHIDDVACFIRPGEVVCIYTEDKTHPFYKEAQAAYATLSQARDAKGRKLKIHKLCVTQEPCYLKDADTIDLVEGTLPREEGEISIASYMNFLIVNGGIILPQYGDANDDLAVQQVQAMFPDYKVVGVRTEEVAYGGGNIHCITQQEPAV; encoded by the coding sequence ATGGCAAAACGTATTGAAAATAGCACACCCAAGCAAGATGGCTTTCGTATGCCAGCTGAATTCGAACCACAAAAACAAATCTGGATGGTCTGGCCAGAGCGACCCGACAACTGGCGGTGGGGAGCTAAGCCTGCTCAAAAATCCTTCGTCAATGTCGCCACGGCTATCAGTCAATTTGAACCAGTTACTATGTGTGTCAATCCTAGCCAATATCAAAATGCTAGAGCTCAACTTCCCAGTCAAATCAGGGTTGTTGAAATGGCTAGCGATGACTCTTGGGTAAGAGATTCTGGACCTACTTTTGTCGTTAATGACCAAGGTCAAATTCGAGCAAACGACTGGACCTTCAACGCTTGGGGTGGCCTAGTAGATGGTCTCTATTTCCCTTGGGACAAGGACGACCAAGTGGCTCAAAAAATTTGCGAGATTGAAGGTGTGGATTCCTATCGAACTAATGGTTTCGTGTTAGAGGGTGGCTCCATTACCGTTGATGGTCAAGGAACCCTCATCACAACAGAAATGTGCCTACTCAGTCCTGGTCGTAATCCAGATATGACCAAGGAAGAAATTGAAGATAAATTGAAAGAACACCTCAACCTAGAAAAGATTATCTGGGTCAAGGACGGGATTGACCCTTACGAAACCAATGGCCACATTGATGATGTCGCTTGCTTTATCCGTCCTGGTGAAGTGGTTTGTATTTACACCGAGGATAAAACTCACCCCTTCTATAAGGAGGCTCAGGCAGCCTATGCCACCCTCAGTCAGGCAAGAGATGCCAAGGGTAGGAAATTAAAAATCCACAAGCTCTGTGTCACCCAAGAACCCTGCTACCTCAAGGATGCTGATACCATTGACTTGGTCGAAGGAACTCTGCCACGTGAAGAAGGCGAAATTTCTATAGCCTCCTATATGAACTTTCTCATTGTCAACGGTGGTATTATCCTGCCTCAATACGGCGACGCTAACGATGACTTGGCTGTTCAGCAAGTTCAGGCTATGTTTCCAGACTATAAGGTTGTTGGGGTCAGAACCGAAGAGGTTGCTTATGGTGGGGGAAATATCCACTGTATCACCCAGCAGGAACCCGCTGTCTGA